The sequence TGAAAACTCTATTTCATAACCGACAGGTAATTTAGAAGCCTCTTCCCGGACAGCGGCTATAGCATCACCCGAGCTAAAACCTTTTTTTTGTTTACCCTGCACGGTGGCTGCTGTAAACAAATCGTAGCGGGTAATGGTTTCCGGCCGATACACTTTTGAAAAGTTAATGAGTGTCGTGATCGGCACCATCTTTCCAGACTTATTACGGACCATCACCTTGGTCAGAGAATTGAGGTCTGTTCTGTCTTCAGGTGCAGCCTGCATTACAACCCGACAATATTTAGTATAACGGTTGAAATCAGAAACCATCATACCTCCGTAATAGGCTTGAAGCGCCTGAAAGACATCGTTGATGGCGACTCCTTCCATTTTACATTTATCAACTTGTATATCAAATTGATATTGAGGGAAATTCACATTAAAGGATGAGTTAACAAAATCGATTTCCGGGCGAGCCGAAAGGTTACTCATAAAATCTTTTACAACTTGATAAAACTTGGTAATATCTCCACCTGTTTTATCCTCCACCTGCACCTCGAATCCATCCGAAGAGCCAAAACCGCGAATTGGAGGCGGAGCATAGAATATAATTTTCCCTTCCTTTATTTTTCCGGTTTTCTTATTAAGCATTTCAATGACATCCGTGGTCGAAGTATCTCCGCGCTGTTCCCAGGGCACCAGCGAACAGGTCATCATTCCGTGCGAACTACCGTTTGTTCCGCTCAACATACTTTGACCAGCAATACTCATACGTGCAGCAAACAAATCACTAACATTCATCGTACTGTCAATTTGTTTCATCACACTTTTTGTACGCTCAAGAGAAGCTCCCGGCGGCAAAGTCACATCGGCACTAATCATCCCCTGATCTTCATTAGGCACAAATGCAGTAGGTGTTATTTTGATCAACAAATAGGCTCCCAAAGCAAACGTTACGATTACAGCAACAGGAATCCATCGATGCTTTGTGAAAAGACTCAAAGATTTCTTGTATTTATAGACTGTAGCGTCAAAAGCCACATTGAAGTTTGCATGTAAACGGGAAATAAAACTCTTTTTTTCTTCTTCATTTGAGGCCCTTTTGATAAAAAAAGTGCAAAGTACCGGACTCAAAGTCAAAGCATTAATAGCAGAAAGGGTAATTGCAACAGCCAACGTAAGTCCGAATTGACGATAAAATGTTCCGGCAGGCCCCGACATAAAACTCACCGGAATAAATACGAAAGCCATCACCAGAGTAATCGAGATAATTGCTCTCCATATTTCATCCATAGCTTTGGACGTAGCTTGCACTGTAGATAACGACTCGTCATGATCCATCTTCGCATGAACCGCTTCGACCACCACAATAGCATCATCTACCACAATTCCGATTGCCAAAACCAATGCAAAGAGAGTCAATAAATTAAGTGAAAATCCAAGCAAATTGAGGACAAAGAATGTACCTATGATTGCAACTAATGCCGAAATTCCGGGAATAAGCGTCGATCTCCAGTTCTGAAGGAATAAAAACACTACAAAAAAGACCAAAATAAACGCCTCTATAAATGTTCGTTTTACCTTATGAATAGATGCCTCTAAAAATTTATTGGCATCATTAGGAATCGCATATTTCACTCCGGGAGGGAAACGTTTTGATAAAGTTTCCAACTTTGCCTTGAGTGCATCTACTACGTCTCGGGCATTAGATCCGGCCATCTGATACACCGACATACCAACGCCTTCTCTCCCGTTTACCTTCGTATCGACGGTATAATCATATCCACCCAGTTCTACGCGAGCAACGTCTTTTAGCTTCAATATCCGCCCATCATCATTTGCCTTTATAACGATGTTTTCGTAATCAGGAACTTCCGTAAACTTTCCTTTATAAGTCAGCGTATATTGAAACTGTTGATTACCGTTCAACCCTAATTGTCCGGGAGCTGCTTCCACATTTTGTTCCTGAACTGCACTGATTACATCACTCGGCATCAGTTTATAAGAAGCCATTTTCACAGGGTCAAGCCAAATACGCATAGAATAGTTGCGTGAGCCAAAAATATTAACCTGCCCCACCCCATTAACACGCTCCAACTCTGGAGCTATATTAATACGAGCATAATTTTGCAGGAAAGTCTGATCGAATTTGGGATTATTGCTATACAGAGATGCAACCAAAAGTTGGTTATTCATCATCTTGCGGGTAGTAACGCCGTTTTGTGTCACTGTGGTAGGTAGCTGGCTCAATGCTGCAGAAACACGGTTTTGGACGTTGACCTGTGCCATATTGGGATCGGTACTCAAATCGAAATAGACGCTAATGCTAGCGCTACCGTTGTTTGTAGCATTCGACACCATATAGGTCATCCCTTCCACTCCATTAATTTGCTCTTCCAATGGTGTAACGACGCTTCTTAAAACCGTTTGAGCATTTGCCCCCGGAAAATTAGCACTTACACGAACCATCGGCGGCGCAATATTAGGAAATTGTTCCACCGGAAGACTTATATAGCCCAGTACCCCTAAAATACAAATCAGGATAGAGATGACTGTAGATAAAACCGGACGACTCAGAAATTTTTGTACCATTGTGTCTAATTTTTTGCAGCCACAGTTCTCTTGCCCCCTTTGTTTCTATCATGTGCTGATATCGGAATAATCTTATCTCCGTCTTTCAAACGATTAAGGCCATCCACCACAATTTTATCACCCACATTGACTCCATCTTCCACGACGTACTGATCAGATGTTGCATTTACCACCGTAATGTTAGTTGCATGAATAATCCCATGAGGATCGACCACAAACACCATTTTTTTATCCTGAATTTCGTAAGTAGCTTTTTGCGGCACCAATATCACATTTGAGTAAAACGAAGGAACGTTGATCTTTCCGCTTGTACCGGTATGTAGCAAAGCCTGAGGATTTGGGAAAACTGCTTTCATTTGCAACGATCCTGTAGTTTGATCCACAATACTACTTCCCAATTGCAATTTTCCTTTATACTCATATTTCTGTCCATCCGCCAAAACCAGTTCTACAGGAGGCATTTTAGCAACTTTCTGCTTCAGAGTGCCCGATGAGTTATTGCATAATTGGATTAATTTCTTTTCATCAAAAGAAAAATAGGCAAAAACGTCTCCACTACTAGCAACGGTTGTTATTGGAGCGGCCAGTCCCGCCGTCACAAGACTTCCGGGTTTCAGCGTTATTCTCCCCACAACCCCAGAGACCGGACTTTTTATTACGGTATATCCCAAATTGATTCGTGCATTTTCATATGCAGCCCTCGCAGCCTGAAGATTGCTTTGCGCAGTCTGCAACTGATACGGACTAATAATCCCTTTATCGACCAAAGGTTGCAGTTTTCGCACTTCAAGTTGAGCATTGTCATAGATCGCTCTAGTCGAATTCACAGTCTGACGGTAATCTGCATCACTGATCTTCAGAATCGGGTTTCCTTTTCGTACATTATCCCCTTCTTTAACATAGATACGTTCAATGTAACCATTTGCTCGAGAATAAATATCAAGAGTATTTTCACTCTCAATTTGCGTTGCAAAGCTTGTGCTGACAGTTGCATCCCCCCTTGTAACCAGCATAACCTGGTATTTTGACGGTCCTTTTTTCTCTTTATCCGCTTTTTTATTCTGACAAGAGAAAAACAGTCCTACAATCAACAAAAAAAAAGAAAGGAAAATGAATGACAACCTGTTACCATACTGTTTCATAGCTATAGTGTGTTTATGTTATACCAATAGATACGACAAATGTAAAACTTTTCAACGACAGTGTCCGCCTTTTATTTAAGTTATTCTATTACAAATTCATTAAAGACCGGGATCAAGAGGCTATAAAAACTATGATGATAAAACAAAAAGAAGGTTTAAAACAGAATGTGTATTTTTTTGCATAAACGTTATAGTCTATACTTTCAAGAGAAGGAAGTAGGTACACAAACGCAAAAACGCTTCACATCATAAGATGCAAAGCGTTTTGTAAAAGTGGCGGCTACCTACTCTCCCACATTGTGTGCAGTACCATCGGCGTAGTTGGGCTTAACTTCTCTGTTCGGAATGGGAAGAGGTGGAACCCCAGCGCTATAGCCACCTAAAAGTTTTCAGTTTCAGGTTGTCTTCAACTGTATATTGTTGACGTATTGGAAAGAGAGTTAACTCGTAAGCTAAATTGGATAGCATTACTATAATAAATAAGAGTTTGAGGAGAAGAAAAGTTTCGGGCGATTAGTACTGCTCGGCTTTGACATTACTGCCTTTACACCTACAGCCTATCAACGTTGTCGTCTTCAACGGCCCTTAGAAGAAATCTCATCTTGAAGTTGGTTTCGCGCTTAGATGCTTTCAGCGCTTATCCTGCCCGAACGCGGATACCCGGCGGAGCCCCTGGCGGAACAACCGGTAAACCGTAGGTTCGTCCAACACGGTCCTCTCGTACTAGTGTCAGATCTTCTCAAATTTCTTACGCCCACAACAGATAGGGACCGAACTGTCTCACGACGTTCTGACCCCAGCTCGCGTGCCACTTTAATGGGCGAACAGCCCAACCCTTGGGACCTTCTCCAGCCCCGGGATGTGACGAGCCGACATCGAGGTGCCAAACCATTCCGTCGATTTGAGCTCTTGGGAATGATCAGCCTGTTATCCCCGGAGTACCTTTTATCCTTTGAGCGATGGCCCTTCCATGCGGAACCACCGGATCACTATGCCCTAGTTTCCTACCTGATCGACTTGTCGGTCTCTCAGTCAAGCGCGCTTATACCATTACACTCTGCTGGCGGTTACCAATCGCCATGAGCGCACCTTTGGGAGCCTCCGTTACTCTTTTGGAGGCGACCACCCCAGTCAAACTACCCACCATACAGTGTCCTTCCATCCGGAAGTTAGAATTCAAATAATTAAAGGGCCGTATTTCAAGGTTGACTCCACCTGCGCTAGCGCGCCTGCTTCACAGTCTCCGGCCTATCCTACACATTAAGTACCCAAATTCAATGTAAAGTTGCAGTAAAGGTTCACGGGGTCTTTCCGTCCCGTTGCGGGTAATCGGCATCTTCACCGATACTACAATTTCACCGAGCTCACAGCTGAGACAGTGCCCAGATCGTTACACCATTCGTGCAGGTCGGAACTTAGCCGACAAGGAATTTCGCTACCTTAGGGCCGTTATAGTTACGGCCGCCGTTTACTGGGGCTTCAATTCAAAGCTTCTCTTGCGATGACTTCTCCTCTTAACCTTCCAGCACCGGGCAGGTGTCAGGCCTTATACTTCATCTTTCGATTTTGCAAAGCCCTTTGTTTTTGTTAAACAGTCGACTGGGCCAATTTTCTGCGGCCACCATTGCTGCTGGCGCCCCTTCACCCGAAGATACGGGGCTATTTTGCCTAGTTCCTTAGCTGTGAATCACTCGAGCGCCTCAGTATTTTCTACTTGACCACGTGTGTCCGTTTAGAGTACGGGTACCTCATAGATTAACGCTAGCGGATTTTCTTGGAAGCCTGATTAGGTCCTTATCAGATCACCCGAGGGCTCTCTGTACTGTCAGGTTCGACTCAAAGTGCGGATTTGCCTACACCTCTCAATATCTACACCCTTTAACCAACTATTCCGTCAGTTGGCCGGACTTTCACTTCTTCGTCCCCACTTCACTCTATAAGGTAGTACCGGAATATTAACCGGTTCTTCCATCGACTTCCCCCCTCAAGGGGTATGCCTTAGGTCCCGACTGACCCTGATCCGATTAGCGTTGATCAGGAACCCTCAGTCTTTCGGCGGGGAGGTTTCTCGCCTCCCTTATCGTTACTCATACCTACATCTGCTTTTCCTGCCGCTCCAATCCTCCTTACGAAGAACCTTCGACGCTGTACAGGAATGCTCCCCTACCATTCTTATTGAATCCATAGCTTCGGTATAATGCTTATGCCCGATTATTATCCATGCCTGACCGCTCGACTAGTGAGCTGTTACGCACTCTATAAATGAATGGCTGCTTCCAAGCCAACATCCTAGCTGTCTCTGCAGTCTGACTTCGTTAGTTCAACTTAGCATTAATTTGGGGACCTTAGCTGATGGTCTGGATTCTTCTCCTTTCGGACATGGACCTTAGCACCCATGCCCTCACTGCCAATAACCATTTACATGCATTCGGAGTTTATCAGGACTTGATAGGCGGTGAAACCCTCGCATCCAATCAGTCGCTCTACCTCATGTAAACTATATTAACGCTGCCCCTAAAGGCATTTCGGGGAGTACGAGCTATCTCCAAGTTTGATTAGCCTTTCACCCCTACCCACAAGTCATCCGAAAGCTTTTCACCGCTTACCGGTTCGGTCCTCCATTCCGTGTTACCGGAACTTCAACCTGCTCATAGGTAGATCACTTGGTTTCGCGTCTACTCCCACCGACTAATGCGCCCTATTCAGCCTCGCTTTCGCTTCGGCTTCGCCCCTGAAGGGCTTAACCTTGCCGGTGAAAGTAACTCGTAGGTTCATTATGCAATAGGCACGCTGTCACACCATAAATGATGCTCCAACCGCTTGTAAGCGCACGGTTTCAGGTTCTTTTTCACTCCTCTGTTCGAGGTGCTTTTCACCTTTCCTTCACAGTACTTGTTCGCTATCGGTCTCTCGGGAGTATTTAGCCTTACCGGATGGTCCCGGCAGTTTCACACAGGATTTCTCGTGTCCCGCGCTACTCAGGATACCACTAACAATTGTAAACATTACCAGTACGGGACTATCACCCTCTATGGTACAAAGTTCCATTACGATTCCTGTTCCTTTTACAATCATATGTCGTGGTCCTACAACCCCAACAATGCCGAAACACTGTTGGTTTGGGCTGTTCCCCGTTCGCTCGCCACTACTTAGGGAATCACTTTTGTTTTCTACTCCTACAGGTACTTAGATGTTTCAGTTCCCTGCGTTCGCACCTTCCATTAGGAAAGTAATGCCGCTTCACGGCATTGGGTTGCCCCATTCGGAAATCTACGGATCAAAGGTCATTTGCACCTCCCCGTAGCTTATCGCAGCTTATCACGTCCTTCATCGCCTCCGAGAGCCAAGGCATCCACCCTGCGCTCTAACTTACTATTCTTCTCGTGTGGATAATTGTTGCCAACTAACAAGCGCTCTTAAATTATTATAGAATCGCTACCTTTAATTAAAATTAACTATACTCGTTATCACTCTACTTTTCCAATATGTCAAAGACCTTTTTGATAATGATTTATAAATAATGTTTTTTTTTTAATTAACCGCTTTAACAGTGGTGAAACTTTGCGGGGTTGAACCGCTTTTCATTTGATAACCGCTCAGATTATCACTTTCTGACACCCCTGTGGATCTGAAGTTTCTTGTCAATATGTTTGTTCTTTCTTCTCATCACTCGCTTGTGATGATATTTTTTGTGGAGAATAACGGATTCGAACCGTTGACCCTCTGCGTGCAAGGCAGATGCTCTAGCCAGCTGAGCTATACCCCCGATTTAGTAGGTGAGTCAGTCAGGTGGTCAGGTGTGAGGTGAACTCACTTGCTCTCCGTCTCACTTTCTCACTTGCTCGTTTTTTTTGTAGTCCCAGGCAGAGTTGAACTGCCGCCCTCTACATTATCAGTGTAGCGCTCTAACCAACTGAGCTATAGGACTGGCTGTTCTTGCGCCTCTTTCCAGGCTCTACTTTCAAGTTCCAAGTTTAAGGTCTAAAGTTTAAGGTTTTACAACTTTCAACTTTGAACATTCAACTTTTAACTCGTATTATATAACAAATGTAGTAAAGGTAAGTTTAATGTATAACTAACCTGTATGTCACTTACTTGCCTTACGTCGTCATCTCTCCAGAAAGGAGGTGTTCCAGCCACACCTTCCGGTACGGCTACCTTGTTACGACTTAGCCCCAGTCACTGGTTTTGCCCTAAATCGCTCCTTGCGGTCACAATCTTTAGGCACCCCCAACTCCCATGGCTTGACGGGCGGTGTGTACAAGGCCCGGGACCGTATTCACCGCGCCATGGCTGATGCGCGATTACTAGCGAATCCGGCTTCATGGAGTCGAGTTGCAGACTCCAATCCGAACTACGAAAGGCTTTCGAGATTAGCATCCTATCACTAGGTAGCGACCCTCTGTACCCTCCATTGTAACACGTGTGTCGCCCCGGACGTAAGGGCCGTGCTGATTTGACGTCATCCCCACCTTCCTCGCATCTTACGATGGCAGTCTC comes from Paludibacter jiangxiensis and encodes:
- a CDS encoding efflux RND transporter permease subunit, with translation MVQKFLSRPVLSTVISILICILGVLGYISLPVEQFPNIAPPMVRVSANFPGANAQTVLRSVVTPLEEQINGVEGMTYMVSNATNNGSASISVYFDLSTDPNMAQVNVQNRVSAALSQLPTTVTQNGVTTRKMMNNQLLVASLYSNNPKFDQTFLQNYARINIAPELERVNGVGQVNIFGSRNYSMRIWLDPVKMASYKLMPSDVISAVQEQNVEAAPGQLGLNGNQQFQYTLTYKGKFTEVPDYENIVIKANDDGRILKLKDVARVELGGYDYTVDTKVNGREGVGMSVYQMAGSNARDVVDALKAKLETLSKRFPPGVKYAIPNDANKFLEASIHKVKRTFIEAFILVFFVVFLFLQNWRSTLIPGISALVAIIGTFFVLNLLGFSLNLLTLFALVLAIGIVVDDAIVVVEAVHAKMDHDESLSTVQATSKAMDEIWRAIISITLVMAFVFIPVSFMSGPAGTFYRQFGLTLAVAITLSAINALTLSPVLCTFFIKRASNEEEKKSFISRLHANFNVAFDATVYKYKKSLSLFTKHRWIPVAVIVTFALGAYLLIKITPTAFVPNEDQGMISADVTLPPGASLERTKSVMKQIDSTMNVSDLFAARMSIAGQSMLSGTNGSSHGMMTCSLVPWEQRGDTSTTDVIEMLNKKTGKIKEGKIIFYAPPPIRGFGSSDGFEVQVEDKTGGDITKFYQVVKDFMSNLSARPEIDFVNSSFNVNFPQYQFDIQVDKCKMEGVAINDVFQALQAYYGGMMVSDFNRYTKYCRVVMQAAPEDRTDLNSLTKVMVRNKSGKMVPITTLINFSKVYRPETITRYDLFTAATVQGKQKKGFSSGDAIAAVREEASKLPVGYEIEFSGMSREEIKSGSQAIYIFILCFLFVYFVLCAQYESYMLPLSVMLSLTIGVFGVFMFINIFGITNNIYVQVSLIMLIGLLGKNGILIVEFARQRREHGMGIVEAAIEGATARLRPILMTSFAFIFGMMPLILETGAGRSGNNSIGVAAAGGMLIGTLFGIFVIPTMYIIFENLDEKIRRKKWRN
- a CDS encoding efflux RND transporter periplasmic adaptor subunit — translated: MLVTRGDATVSTSFATQIESENTLDIYSRANGYIERIYVKEGDNVRKGNPILKISDADYRQTVNSTRAIYDNAQLEVRKLQPLVDKGIISPYQLQTAQSNLQAARAAYENARINLGYTVIKSPVSGVVGRITLKPGSLVTAGLAAPITTVASSGDVFAYFSFDEKKLIQLCNNSSGTLKQKVAKMPPVELVLADGQKYEYKGKLQLGSSIVDQTTGSLQMKAVFPNPQALLHTGTSGKINVPSFYSNVILVPQKATYEIQDKKMVFVVDPHGIIHATNITVVNATSDQYVVEDGVNVGDKIVVDGLNRLKDGDKIIPISAHDRNKGGKRTVAAKN